A window of Sebastes umbrosus isolate fSebUmb1 chromosome 3, fSebUmb1.pri, whole genome shotgun sequence contains these coding sequences:
- the LOC119484583 gene encoding ras-related protein Rab-33B-like, translating into MESSLEFSSSLGSVSSLLTRCRTFKVLVIGNSGVGKTCLTHRLCSGDFPRRVEATIGVDFRERQLDIHGERIKLQLWDTAGQERFRKSMVQHYYRNVHAVLFIYDVNCPASFRGLTSWVEECRQNSLGQDIPRFLVGNKSDLRDPSGTDGQVSQERATSFAKAHGMPSFETSAKNSPNKWGNSRGGDGEVPFQQDNVEDIVFALGAKLKRQKIPLVANASMHGSFKVLNKKRPEKELWTCC; encoded by the exons ATGGAGTCATCTCTGGAGTTCTCCAGCTCTCTGGGTAGTGTGTCCTCACTGTTGACTCGATGTCGGACCTTTAAGGTGCTGGTGATCGGAAACTCCGGGGTGGGGAAGACTTGTCTCACTCACCGGCTCTGCTCCGGAGACTTCCCCCGCAGGGTGGAGGCCACCATCGGGGTGGACTTCCGCGAGAGGCAGCTGGACATCCACGGAGAGAGAATCAAG CTCCAGCTGTGGGACACAGCAGGTCAGGAGCGTTTCCGTAAGTCCATGGTGCAACACTACTATCGCAACGTCCACGCTGTGCTCTTCATTTATGATGTCAACTGCCCTGCCAGCTTCAGAGGCCTGACTTCCTGGGTAGAAGAGTGCAGGCAGAACTCCCTCGGCCAGGATATCCCCAG GTTCCTGGTGGGTAATAAGAGTGACCTCCGTGACCCCTCCGGGACTGACGGCCAGGTGAGCCAGGAGCGGGCGACGAGCTTCGCCAAAGCCCACGGCATGCCGTCTTTTGAGACGTCTGCCAAGAACTCGCCAAACAAATGGGGGAACAGTCGAGGAGGTGATGGGGAGGTGCCGTTTCAGCAGGATAATGTGGAGGACATCGTTTTTGCTCTTGGTGCCAAACTGAAGAGACAGAAGATACCTTTAGTAGCAAACGCCTCGATGCACGGGTCCTTCAAAGTCCTGAACAAGAAAAGACCAGAGAAAGAGCTGTGGACCTGCTgctga